A single region of the Halomicroarcula saliterrae genome encodes:
- a CDS encoding helix-turn-helix domain-containing protein: MTQTLHITIGTRPNRTGLEERLASIDDGEAVDPNPSRLSIESLATFGRIFRPTNLELLEAIVEYEPASIRELARIVDRHPPEVTENVHELADYGLIELEDEGRAKRPTVWYDEFEFSGDVPLHGLDTDSDAPIAP; the protein is encoded by the coding sequence ATGACCCAAACGCTCCACATCACGATCGGCACGCGCCCCAACCGCACCGGCCTCGAGGAGAGGCTCGCATCCATCGACGACGGCGAAGCGGTGGACCCGAACCCGTCCCGACTCAGCATCGAGAGCCTCGCAACGTTCGGCCGTATCTTCCGACCCACGAATCTCGAACTGCTCGAAGCCATCGTGGAATACGAGCCCGCGAGCATCCGCGAGCTCGCACGTATCGTCGATCGACATCCACCGGAAGTAACCGAAAACGTTCACGAACTCGCCGACTACGGGCTCATCGAGCTGGAAGACGAGGGGCGAGCAAAACGACCGACGGTCTGGTACGACGAATTCGAGTTCTCCGGTGATGTCCCGTTGCACGGGCTCGATACCGACAGTGACGCCCCTATCGCGCCGTAG